A region of Solanum dulcamara chromosome 7, daSolDulc1.2, whole genome shotgun sequence DNA encodes the following proteins:
- the LOC129894919 gene encoding protein NRT1/ PTR FAMILY 4.5-like, with protein MEGEGLEVAMWGDGNRMGARGWGEREDEDKSQLLEGKVDWRGRIATKDKHGGQGPSSLILGTFACENIASFVLGVTLVTYFNGVMHYDIADAATQVTNYSGTSYILTVLVAILADTYIGRFTAVLISCWIEFLGLGLLAFQAHYPKYKPPLCNILDPTSTCEKVDGKNAALLFVALYFVALGSAGIKSALPSHGADQFDEKDKKEAIQMSSFFNWLLLAVCLGGSISTTFIVWIQEHKGWDWGFFVSTLAMLFGAIIFCVGLPWYRIFVIKGSSAIAEIFQVYVAAIRNRNLQLPEDSSDLYEIDEDEEAATPAAEFLPHTDTYKFLDKAAIIQTSQQQQSEKPTNPWRLCRVTQVENAKILLSMIPVFCCTIIMTLCLAQLQTFSIQQGFTMDTRITNSFHIPPASLPIIPIVFLIIIIPVYDQIIVPILRKFTGIPTGITYLQRVGVGLVLSALSMTAASILEVKRKQVARENNMLDAIPGLQPLPISVFWLSIQFFIFGIADMFTYVGLLEFFYSQAPKELKSVSSCFLWTSMSIGYFLSSIIVKVVNKATKKVTNSGGWLVGNNFNRNHLNLFYLMLAVLCCLNFCVYLVVASKYKYRVQKSASDQDDSRIHALKDRSSLSTFSRQD; from the exons ATGGAAGGTGAGGGTCTGGAGGTAGCGATGTGGGGTGATGGAAATCGGATGGGGGCTAGGGGTTGGGGTGAACGTGAAGATGAG GATAAGAGTCAACTTCTTGAAGGAAAGGTTGATTGGAGAGGAAGAATAGCTACTAAGGATAAACATGGAGGACAAGGTCCTTCCTCACTCATTTTAG GTACATTTGCTTGTGAGAACATAGCATCATTTGTGTTAGGAGTAACCTTGGTGACTTATTTCAATGGAGTGATGCATTATGATATAGCTGATGCAGCAACTCAAGTAACAAATTACTCAGGAACCAGTTATATTTTAACTGTCCTTGTGGCCATCCTGGCTGACACTTATATTGGAAGATTCACAGCTGTTCTTATTTCATGTTGGATTGAGTTCTTG GGACTAGGACTACTAGCATTTCAAGCACACTATCCCAAATACAAGCCACCACTTTGCAACATTCTTGATCCAACTTCAACTTGTGAGAAAGTTGATGGAAAAAATGCAGCCCTATTATTTGTTGCACTTTACTTTGTAGCACTTGGCTCAGCAGGAATCAAATCAGCATTGCCATCACATGGTGCTGATCAATTTGATGAGAAAGACAAGAAAGAAGCAATTCAAATGTCAAGTTTCTTCAATTGGCTTTTGTTAGCTGTGTGCCTTGGTGGTTCAATTAGTACAACATTTATTGTGTGGATTCAAGAACATAAAGGATGGGATTGGGGATTTTTTGTGAGCACATTGGCTATGTTGTTTGGTGCAATAATATTTTGTGTTGGATTACCATGGTATAGGATATTTGTTATTAAGGGAAGCAGTGCCATCGCAGAGATTTTCCAG GTGTATGTTGCAGCCATAAGAAACAGAAATCTTCAACTTCCTGAGGACTCATCCGATCTCTatgagatcgacgaggatgagGAAGCTGCAACTCCAGCAGCAGAATTTCTACCTCATACTGATACATACAA gTTCTTGGACAAAGCAGCTATTATTCAGACAtcgcaacaacaacaatctgaAAAACCAACTAATCCATGGAGACTTTGCAGAGTTACACAAGTAGAAAATGCAAAAATCTTGCTAAGCATGATACCTGTCTTTTGTTGTACAATTATTATGACACTTTGCCTAGCCCAACTTCAGACATTTTCGATTCAACAAGGCTTCACCATGGACACAAGGATCACAAATTCCTTTCACATACCACCTGCCTCATTGCCAATCATCCCCATTGTGTTCTTGATCATCATCATCCCCGTGTACGATCAAATCATCGTGCCAATCTTGCGCAAGTTTACTGGCATTCCCACAG GCATAACATACTTACAACGAGTCGGGGTTGGTTTAGTCCTCTCTGCTTTATCTATGACAGCAGCATCCATCTTAGAAGTCAAGCGCAAACAAGTAGCCCGGGAAAACAACATGCTCGACGCGATCCCCGGGCTACAACCATTGCCTATTAGTGTATTTTGGCTCTCAATCCAATTCTTCATATTTGGAATTGCAGACATGTTCACCTATGTTGGacttcttgaattcttctactCTCAAGCACCAAAGGAATTGAAATCAGTGTCATCATGTTTTCTATGGACTTCAATGTCAATAGGGTATTTCTTGAGTTCAATTATTGTCAAAGTTGTGAACAAGGCAACTAAAAAAGTTACAAATAGTGGAGGGTGGTTAGTTGGGAATAATTTTAATAGGAAccatttgaatttattttacttgatgTTAGCTGTTTTATGTTGTTTGAATTTTTGTGTTTATTTGGTTGTTGCTAGTAAGTATAAGTATAGGGTGCAAAAAAGTGCTAGTGATCAAGATGATAGTAGAATACATGCTTTAAAAGATCGGAGCAGTCTCTCTACCTTCTCGAGACAAGATTAG